One genomic window of Kaistia geumhonensis includes the following:
- a CDS encoding carbohydrate ABC transporter permease, with translation MTMSRFFATLPRWLVLLLWTAIVMLPLYVLVVSCLKTTQEIYADPLGLPARFTLDNFVSAWERANLGRNLVNSFIVTAGAVIITLVVSAMAAYPLSRFQLGWGTSMLALFLAGIMLPIRLASVELFTLMRALGLLDSLFGLMLVYASIRIPFAVFIFANFMRVLPRELEEAARIDGAGELRILFSIIVPIVAPAVAIVAIFTTIAVWNDFFFPLILIFDNDLKTVPLAITNFVGQFRTDWGMVFASLAISLAPVTAMYLVLARQIREGAGIQGAVK, from the coding sequence ATGACGATGTCCCGCTTCTTCGCCACCCTGCCGCGCTGGCTGGTGCTGCTGCTCTGGACGGCGATCGTGATGCTGCCGCTCTATGTGCTGGTGGTCTCCTGCCTCAAGACGACGCAGGAAATCTATGCGGATCCGCTCGGCCTGCCGGCGCGGTTCACGCTCGACAATTTCGTTAGCGCATGGGAGCGCGCCAATCTCGGCCGCAACCTCGTCAACAGCTTCATCGTCACCGCGGGCGCGGTGATCATCACACTGGTCGTCTCCGCGATGGCGGCCTATCCGCTCAGCCGCTTCCAGCTCGGCTGGGGCACTTCCATGCTGGCGCTGTTCCTCGCCGGCATCATGCTGCCGATCCGACTCGCATCGGTCGAGCTCTTCACGCTGATGCGCGCGCTCGGCCTTCTCGATTCGCTGTTCGGGCTGATGCTCGTCTATGCGTCGATCCGCATCCCGTTCGCCGTCTTCATCTTCGCGAATTTCATGCGCGTCCTGCCGCGCGAACTCGAGGAGGCGGCGCGCATCGACGGCGCCGGCGAACTGCGCATCCTCTTCAGCATCATCGTGCCGATCGTCGCGCCAGCCGTCGCCATCGTCGCGATCTTCACCACCATCGCGGTGTGGAACGACTTCTTCTTCCCGCTGATCCTGATCTTCGACAACGATCTGAAGACGGTGCCGCTCGCCATCACCAATTTCGTCGGCCAGTTCCGGACCGACTGGGGAATGGTGTTCGCCTCGCTGGCGATCTCGCTCGCACCCGTCACGGCGATGTATCTGGTTCTGGCGCGGCAGATCCGCGAGGGCGCAGGCATTCAGGGAGCCGTGAAGTGA
- a CDS encoding GntR family transcriptional regulator — protein sequence MTDIVTLEKPDRRRPEPLWHQAETALRGLIERGEWTAGMQIPNEDRLCELLGISRITVRHALRNLEEAGFLRREHGRGTFVRAATMVAGVRGLTSFTEEMKTLALSPGTRLLEARLLAADQEVADALEIAAGDTVVQLRRLRLGNGMPIGIQTAHLPEARVPGLYEAAHEVQSLYTWLKENCGITPVKAKEVYRVGRVAEADAELIQQAAGTPAFEVERIAYDRGGPFEYAISTMRADRYEIRSTLHI from the coding sequence ATGACTGACATCGTGACTCTGGAAAAGCCCGATCGCCGCCGTCCCGAACCGCTCTGGCACCAAGCCGAAACGGCGCTGCGCGGCCTCATCGAGCGCGGCGAATGGACGGCGGGGATGCAGATCCCCAACGAGGACCGGCTCTGCGAACTGCTCGGCATCTCGCGCATCACTGTGCGCCACGCTCTGCGCAATCTCGAGGAGGCCGGCTTCCTGCGCCGCGAGCATGGCAGGGGCACCTTCGTGCGCGCCGCGACCATGGTGGCCGGTGTGCGCGGCCTCACCTCCTTCACCGAGGAGATGAAGACGCTGGCGCTTTCGCCCGGCACACGGCTTCTCGAGGCGCGGCTGCTGGCCGCCGACCAGGAGGTGGCCGACGCGCTTGAGATCGCGGCCGGAGACACGGTCGTCCAGCTGCGCCGCCTGCGCCTCGGCAACGGCATGCCGATCGGCATCCAGACCGCGCACCTCCCCGAGGCGCGGGTCCCCGGTCTCTACGAAGCCGCGCACGAAGTGCAGTCGCTCTACACCTGGCTCAAGGAAAACTGCGGCATCACGCCCGTGAAGGCGAAGGAAGTCTACCGCGTCGGCCGCGTCGCCGAGGCCGATGCCGAGCTCATCCAGCAGGCCGCCGGCACACCGGCCTTCGAGGTGGAGCGCATCGCCTATGACCGCGGCGGACCGTTCGAATACGCCATCTCGACCATGCGGGCCGATCGCTACGAGATCCGCTCGACCCTCCACATCTGA
- a CDS encoding nucleotidyltransferase family protein has protein sequence MTDLYPESFPDPVEEAFLRLVLAPDSAFRERWECWKRATVFDDIPFAVLRTLPMLHLRLAALGIEDDELTGRIRGVYRQAWFRNQMLLDRTAKIAVAFNAADIPVMLLKGVAMMTDVFPSAGARMTDDADLMVHERDVLKAVDLMRVQGGRRRALALAETDDFAEAHLAFSHAVAFELPGGVALDLHWQPYHNSAIDHPVRLLMLRDPSPAPDIASGIWARARHGHLKGVPVLLQSLEDMLLHTIEHGARANAHRPFRWVLDASAIIATPGFDFDRFAAIAASTPFAIHARVACRYLSERMDIAVPPAAMAALDAVPVSKPEVQDYYRTGRMGRPSLFGKLPLIWYAYWKTHRGGSLAGRLKNFPGYLRRQWELPPEQGLLAFAVAKYRRRLPQCLRPAGPRRR, from the coding sequence ATGACTGATCTCTATCCCGAGAGCTTTCCCGATCCGGTCGAGGAGGCGTTCCTGCGTCTCGTCCTCGCGCCTGACAGCGCGTTCCGCGAGCGCTGGGAGTGCTGGAAGCGGGCGACCGTCTTCGACGACATTCCGTTCGCGGTGCTGCGGACGCTGCCGATGCTGCATCTGCGTCTGGCGGCGCTCGGCATCGAGGACGACGAACTCACGGGGCGCATCCGCGGCGTCTATCGCCAGGCCTGGTTCCGCAACCAGATGCTGCTCGACCGGACGGCGAAGATCGCCGTCGCGTTCAACGCGGCGGACATTCCGGTCATGCTGCTCAAGGGCGTCGCGATGATGACCGACGTCTTTCCCAGCGCCGGGGCCCGGATGACGGACGATGCCGACCTCATGGTGCATGAGCGCGACGTCCTGAAGGCCGTCGACCTGATGCGCGTGCAGGGTGGCAGGCGCCGGGCGCTCGCCCTTGCGGAGACCGACGATTTCGCCGAGGCGCATCTCGCCTTCAGCCATGCCGTCGCGTTCGAGCTTCCCGGCGGCGTGGCGCTCGACCTTCACTGGCAGCCCTACCACAACAGCGCGATCGACCACCCCGTGAGGCTGCTGATGCTGCGCGATCCCTCGCCGGCGCCCGATATCGCCTCCGGCATCTGGGCACGGGCGCGGCATGGACACCTCAAGGGCGTGCCCGTCCTGCTCCAGTCGCTCGAGGACATGCTGCTGCATACGATCGAGCATGGCGCCCGCGCCAATGCGCACCGGCCGTTCCGCTGGGTGCTCGACGCGTCGGCGATCATCGCGACGCCTGGCTTCGACTTCGATCGGTTCGCGGCCATCGCGGCCTCGACACCGTTCGCCATCCATGCGCGCGTCGCCTGCCGCTATCTGTCGGAGCGAATGGACATCGCCGTTCCGCCCGCCGCCATGGCCGCGCTCGACGCGGTCCCGGTCTCGAAGCCAGAGGTGCAGGACTATTACAGGACCGGCCGCATGGGGCGCCCGTCGCTGTTCGGGAAACTGCCGCTGATCTGGTACGCCTACTGGAAGACGCATCGCGGCGGCAGCCTGGCCGGCCGATTGAAGAACTTTCCCGGCTATCTCAGGCGGCAGTGGGAACTGCCGCCCGAACAGGGCCTCCTGGCCTTCGCGGTCGCGAAATATCGCCGCCGCCTGCCGCAATGCCTCCGACCGGCTGGACCGCGTCGGCGCTGA
- a CDS encoding ROK family protein, translated as MSRILAIDLGGTHYRAATAFTSDPSLVATLETGPAPRDRATFLALVERLLAETQADRLGLGVPGLARGTLCRWVPNLPWLDGLDLSVALPAVTVGLGNDAQFALLAEAKAGAALGAGDALLVAIGTGIGSAVLAGGRIIAGAGGGACSFGWAAADLEDPGEDVSGWLERHASGRALDAAARSIGLQAGEELIAAARGGDARALAALDAPAAALGTALAGAVGLLDPAVVILAGGVARALDMLGPKISAALDRQLPPHLRGVPLRAAHFGSSAGLVGAAFAGAAGSDWRSMND; from the coding sequence ATGAGCCGGATCCTCGCCATCGACCTCGGCGGCACGCATTATCGCGCGGCCACGGCCTTCACGTCCGATCCCTCGCTGGTCGCGACGCTGGAGACCGGTCCCGCGCCGCGCGACCGGGCGACCTTCCTCGCCCTTGTCGAGCGACTTCTGGCGGAAACGCAGGCCGATCGGCTCGGCCTCGGCGTACCGGGGCTCGCGCGCGGCACGCTCTGCCGCTGGGTGCCCAACCTGCCGTGGCTCGACGGTCTCGATCTTTCGGTCGCGCTGCCTGCCGTCACGGTCGGGCTCGGCAACGACGCGCAGTTTGCCCTGCTCGCGGAGGCGAAGGCCGGCGCGGCGCTGGGCGCCGGCGACGCGCTGCTCGTCGCGATCGGCACCGGCATCGGCTCGGCCGTGCTGGCGGGCGGCCGCATCATCGCCGGGGCCGGCGGCGGGGCCTGCTCCTTCGGCTGGGCCGCCGCCGACCTCGAAGACCCGGGCGAGGACGTCTCCGGCTGGCTGGAACGGCACGCCTCCGGGCGGGCGCTCGATGCCGCAGCCCGATCGATCGGCCTTCAGGCCGGCGAAGAGCTGATCGCCGCGGCGCGCGGCGGCGACGCCCGTGCGCTCGCGGCCCTCGATGCGCCGGCCGCGGCGCTCGGCACCGCGCTGGCCGGCGCCGTCGGGCTGCTCGATCCGGCGGTCGTGATCTTGGCGGGCGGGGTCGCCCGCGCGCTCGACATGCTCGGACCTAAGATCTCCGCGGCACTCGACCGGCAGCTGCCGCCGCATCTGCGCGGCGTTCCGCTGCGGGCCGCCCATTTCGGATCCTCGGCCGGCCTTGTCGGCGCGGCCTTCGCCGGCGCGGCGGGCAGCGACTGGAGAAGCATGAATGACTGA
- a CDS encoding PIG-L deacetylase family protein, whose product MIETQIYAARRILVVGAHAFDAEVIAGPMAFVAAAGGAEVTFLHLTMGEQGHRCLAPALYAEQKRGEAGEAAALLGARWRGLDLPDAFLPDDEATALRVCDVIRELRPEVVVTHWKGSWHKDHRAACELTKNGVFYAALPTLERALPAHSPGLLLFGENWEDDEGFEPQHLVDVTPGFAPWRAAAEKYELARGLSSFPYMDYYASLYRLRGCLRGSTYAQAFMTMSHSWNAGAGLFMPPVGSGAQR is encoded by the coding sequence GTGATCGAGACGCAGATCTATGCCGCACGGCGCATCCTCGTGGTCGGCGCCCATGCCTTCGATGCCGAGGTCATTGCCGGGCCGATGGCCTTCGTCGCCGCGGCCGGCGGCGCGGAGGTCACGTTCCTCCACCTCACCATGGGCGAGCAGGGGCACCGCTGCCTCGCGCCGGCGCTCTACGCCGAGCAGAAGCGGGGCGAGGCGGGCGAAGCCGCGGCGCTGCTCGGCGCCCGCTGGCGGGGGCTCGATCTGCCGGACGCCTTCCTCCCCGACGACGAGGCGACGGCGCTCAGGGTCTGCGACGTGATCCGCGAGCTGCGGCCCGAGGTGGTCGTCACGCACTGGAAGGGGAGCTGGCACAAGGACCATCGCGCCGCCTGCGAGCTCACCAAAAACGGCGTTTTCTACGCCGCGCTGCCGACGCTCGAACGCGCCCTGCCCGCCCATAGTCCCGGCCTGCTCCTGTTCGGCGAGAACTGGGAGGACGACGAGGGCTTCGAGCCGCAGCATCTGGTCGACGTCACGCCGGGCTTCGCCCCCTGGCGCGCGGCCGCCGAGAAGTACGAGCTGGCGCGCGGGCTGAGCTCCTTTCCCTACATGGACTATTACGCCTCGCTCTATCGCCTCAGAGGCTGCCTTCGCGGGAGCACCTATGCGCAGGCCTTCATGACCATGTCGCATTCCTGGAATGCCGGTGCCGGCCTCTTCATGCCGCCGGTCGGGAGCGGTGCGCAGCGATGA
- a CDS encoding extracellular solute-binding protein: MMVRARSLVAFGAAILVGVSAAGAAFAEETVTIWSWRTEDEAAMNRIFDTFEAANPDIKINLQFTPDADYQNRLSTALRGGKGPDIAQLKAYGELQPLVEGGYLEPLNDRVPALAEMPATATGGATAVSDGKFYGVPYSVPVLGVFYNTDIFAANGIAVPKTYAEFVAAAEKLKAAGVTPIASGGAQGSAWALEIGVGMIGPTIYGAGFYNEMMSGKANFEDPRYIATLKRFADLKPYYSEGFAGVDYTTSTQQFINGKAAMFFGGSWENGSFKAQNPDLKFSVFPFPGDEATDKPLVAAFSDGSYGLVAESQNKDAATKVLNWMASPEFAQRFADELGWPAARPNVTSNDPVLEEMIAMQANTTPYLSLVGFRWQAPTASSVIQAEVIDMVEGKITPEKLASDVQTAVDTWFKPKP, encoded by the coding sequence ATGATGGTGCGAGCACGCAGCCTGGTCGCCTTCGGCGCGGCGATCCTCGTCGGCGTTTCAGCGGCGGGAGCCGCCTTCGCCGAAGAGACGGTAACGATCTGGAGCTGGCGGACCGAGGACGAGGCGGCGATGAACCGCATCTTCGATACGTTCGAAGCCGCCAATCCGGATATCAAGATCAACCTGCAGTTCACGCCCGACGCCGACTACCAGAACCGCCTGTCGACGGCGCTGCGCGGCGGCAAGGGCCCGGACATCGCCCAGCTCAAGGCCTATGGCGAGCTTCAGCCGCTGGTCGAAGGCGGCTATCTAGAGCCGCTGAACGACCGCGTCCCGGCGCTGGCCGAGATGCCGGCGACGGCGACCGGCGGCGCGACCGCGGTCTCCGACGGCAAGTTCTACGGCGTGCCCTATTCGGTGCCGGTGCTCGGCGTCTTCTACAACACCGACATCTTCGCCGCGAACGGCATCGCGGTTCCGAAGACCTATGCCGAGTTCGTGGCCGCCGCCGAGAAGCTGAAGGCCGCCGGCGTCACGCCGATCGCCAGCGGCGGTGCGCAGGGCTCCGCCTGGGCGCTCGAGATCGGCGTCGGCATGATCGGCCCGACCATCTACGGCGCCGGCTTCTACAACGAGATGATGAGCGGCAAGGCGAATTTCGAGGATCCGCGCTACATCGCGACCCTGAAGCGCTTCGCCGATCTGAAGCCCTATTACTCGGAGGGCTTCGCCGGCGTCGACTACACGACCTCGACCCAGCAGTTCATCAACGGCAAGGCCGCGATGTTCTTCGGCGGTTCGTGGGAGAACGGCAGCTTCAAGGCGCAGAATCCGGACCTGAAGTTCTCCGTCTTCCCGTTCCCGGGCGACGAGGCGACCGACAAGCCGCTGGTCGCCGCCTTCTCGGACGGCTCCTACGGCCTCGTCGCGGAAAGCCAGAACAAGGACGCCGCGACCAAGGTCCTCAACTGGATGGCTTCGCCCGAATTCGCCCAGCGCTTCGCCGATGAACTCGGCTGGCCGGCGGCCCGTCCGAACGTCACCTCGAACGATCCCGTCCTCGAGGAGATGATCGCGATGCAGGCGAACACCACGCCCTACCTGTCGCTGGTCGGCTTCCGCTGGCAGGCGCCGACCGCCTCGTCCGTCATCCAGGCCGAGGTGATCGACATGGTCGAAGGCAAGATCACCCCGGAGAAGCTCGCTTCGGACGTGCAGACCGCGGTCGACACCTGGTTCAAGCCGAAGCCCTGA
- a CDS encoding carbohydrate ABC transporter permease, giving the protein MSRHALALAFVLPALALYGLFVLYPLLTSLWGSLFQWRGLRQMGFIGLGNFVRLFEFPNSDRMFGALGHNVLWFVGIMVLQNGIGLFFAYLLFWSRKGAAFFQSVFFFPAMLSPVIVGALWRLLLAPNGAVEWGLNTLGLHEGRLTVLGDSQWALWMLIAIDAWNWMGLPVLIFTAGLRQISYEVFEAARLDGAGYGRMLFTIALPLLVPSISSVTTLSFINTFNQFDIVYVMQGVQGNPNYSTDTLVTWFYRLAFGAEGSVGITDIGLALALGTLLFLLLSVGSVLMLRGFDRLSVRP; this is encoded by the coding sequence ATGTCGCGGCACGCGCTGGCACTCGCCTTCGTCCTGCCGGCGCTGGCGCTCTACGGACTGTTCGTCCTCTATCCGCTGCTGACCTCGCTCTGGGGCAGCCTGTTCCAGTGGCGCGGCCTGCGCCAGATGGGCTTCATCGGCCTCGGCAACTTCGTTCGCCTGTTCGAATTCCCGAATTCGGACCGCATGTTCGGCGCGCTCGGCCACAATGTGCTGTGGTTCGTCGGCATCATGGTGCTGCAGAACGGCATCGGCCTGTTCTTCGCCTATCTGCTGTTCTGGAGCCGCAAGGGCGCAGCGTTTTTCCAGTCCGTCTTCTTCTTCCCGGCCATGCTGAGCCCGGTCATCGTCGGCGCGCTCTGGCGCCTGCTGCTCGCGCCGAACGGCGCCGTCGAATGGGGGCTCAACACGCTCGGCCTGCACGAGGGCCGGCTGACGGTGCTCGGCGACTCGCAATGGGCGCTGTGGATGCTCATCGCCATCGACGCGTGGAACTGGATGGGCCTGCCCGTCCTCATCTTCACCGCCGGGCTCCGGCAGATTTCCTACGAGGTCTTCGAGGCGGCGCGCCTCGATGGCGCCGGCTATGGCCGCATGCTGTTCACGATCGCGCTGCCCTTGCTCGTGCCCTCGATCTCGTCGGTGACGACGCTCTCCTTCATCAACACCTTCAACCAGTTCGACATCGTCTATGTCATGCAGGGCGTTCAGGGGAATCCGAACTATTCCACCGACACGCTGGTCACCTGGTTCTATCGCCTCGCCTTCGGCGCCGAGGGCTCCGTGGGCATCACCGATATCGGCCTCGCACTCGCCCTCGGCACGCTGCTCTTCCTGCTGCTGTCGGTCGGCTCCGTCCTGATGCTGCGCGGCTTCGACCGGCTGAGCGTGCGCCCATGA
- a CDS encoding sugar isomerase domain-containing protein: MSTLYISRLVKIAEQAAEANAEAFAKASSAVAETLANRGLVHLYGSGHSVLPVQETYPRYGSYLGFNPLTDPRVMWHNILGAGGVRELLWLERTENYADKFLDHQPLNPGDTLVVFGHSGSNASGIEAALYAKKRGLTVIAITAKSNMDKPASHSSGKRLPHAADIVIDTGAPIEDAIVPIKGWSRPVAGSSTVLAMMMMHELLAESAQKLADRGIELPVFASPTIAGVTLHDTDIIYGQYRELMLEAQQKHLPHFKKSMAKEG; the protein is encoded by the coding sequence ATGTCCACGCTCTATATCAGCCGCCTCGTGAAGATCGCGGAACAGGCCGCCGAGGCCAATGCCGAGGCCTTCGCCAAGGCATCCTCGGCCGTGGCCGAGACGCTCGCCAATCGCGGCCTCGTGCACCTCTACGGCTCGGGCCACTCGGTGCTGCCGGTGCAGGAGACCTATCCGCGCTATGGCTCCTATCTCGGCTTCAACCCGCTGACCGATCCCCGCGTGATGTGGCACAACATCCTCGGTGCCGGCGGCGTGCGCGAGCTGCTCTGGCTGGAGCGGACCGAGAATTACGCCGACAAGTTCCTCGACCATCAGCCGCTCAATCCCGGCGATACGCTGGTCGTGTTCGGCCATTCGGGCAGCAACGCCTCGGGCATCGAGGCGGCGCTCTATGCCAAGAAGCGGGGACTGACGGTGATCGCGATCACCGCCAAGTCGAACATGGACAAGCCGGCCTCGCACTCCTCGGGCAAGCGGCTGCCGCATGCGGCGGACATCGTCATCGACACCGGTGCACCGATCGAGGACGCCATCGTTCCGATCAAGGGCTGGAGCCGCCCGGTCGCGGGTTCCTCGACCGTCCTCGCCATGATGATGATGCACGAGCTGCTCGCCGAGAGCGCGCAGAAGCTGGCCGACCGCGGCATCGAGCTGCCGGTCTTCGCCTCGCCGACCATTGCCGGCGTCACGCTGCACGACACCGACATCATCTATGGCCAGTATCGCGAGCTGATGCTCGAGGCGCAGCAGAAGCACCTGCCGCACTTCAAGAAGTCGATGGCCAAGGAAGGCTGA
- a CDS encoding carbohydrate ABC transporter permease: MSTAHALPRMSRSWTPGKAALTLLIVAIAVAAAFPLAWMLLTSLKTPQETMQVPPVWLPASPSLDAYGQVAGVINLGRSIVNSALIATLTTAAIIVTSLMAGYGFAKYRFRHRDKLFAVLIATMFLPPIVTLIPLYRIVGYLGLNASLAGVVVPNLANAFGIFLMRQFIRGVPDDLIEAARIDGASELRIVFQIVAPSVLPAIAALTLFAFVYHWNSYLWPLTVLQGNTDAYPIVISLSRLLSYNRGAMNTGLVMAGSTLAVLPPVVLFIFLQRFFVDSVVASGVKG, translated from the coding sequence ATGAGCACCGCACACGCCCTCCCCCGCATGTCGCGATCCTGGACGCCCGGAAAAGCCGCGCTGACGCTTCTCATCGTCGCAATCGCCGTCGCCGCCGCCTTCCCGCTCGCCTGGATGCTGCTGACGAGCCTGAAGACGCCGCAGGAGACGATGCAGGTGCCGCCGGTCTGGCTGCCGGCCTCGCCGAGCCTCGATGCCTATGGCCAGGTCGCCGGCGTCATCAATCTCGGCCGCTCGATCGTGAACTCGGCGCTGATCGCGACGCTGACGACGGCGGCAATCATCGTCACCAGCCTGATGGCCGGCTACGGCTTCGCGAAATACCGCTTCCGCCATCGCGACAAGCTGTTCGCGGTGCTGATCGCCACCATGTTCCTGCCGCCGATCGTGACGCTGATCCCGCTCTACCGGATCGTCGGCTATCTCGGCCTCAACGCCTCGCTCGCCGGCGTCGTGGTGCCGAACCTCGCCAACGCCTTCGGCATCTTCCTGATGCGCCAGTTCATCCGCGGCGTGCCGGACGATCTCATCGAGGCGGCGCGCATCGACGGCGCCTCGGAGCTTCGGATCGTCTTCCAGATCGTCGCGCCCTCCGTCCTGCCGGCTATCGCCGCGCTGACGCTGTTCGCCTTCGTCTATCACTGGAACAGCTATCTCTGGCCGCTCACGGTCCTGCAGGGCAACACCGACGCCTATCCGATCGTGATCTCGCTCTCGCGGCTGCTTTCCTACAACCGCGGCGCCATGAACACCGGGCTCGTGATGGCCGGCAGCACGCTCGCCGTCCTGCCGCCGGTGGTCCTCTTCATCTTCCTTCAGCGCTTCTTCGTCGACAGCGTCGTCGCCTCGGGCGTCAAGGGATGA
- a CDS encoding glycosyltransferase, producing MTDLAVLRRLLPYFSGQPLRAAAAILLIIVQAAAMLPIAGLVQHVFDRTLGGGDTGGLVLTLGAVLGLFTLNALATVATRHVALGIIKPGIRRMRSDAARNLLAREPSFFATADIDRLQTAMVRNSERVDWLVTALFTQVVPGLMVSAVLLGVLLAINPLLFLATAVPMAAGYVFTQIFRGHMRRQVALFHGDYDHYGKVVAFLLRFSELIRMHGAEPAALDRMDGAAEAMRRSGQRLAWMGTAHTVLQNYVLSFGAVVVLLIGGLQVIAGQISIGGLLSFYICLNILTGQARSVIGTLPVVSEGVACAEAMAPHLVPPPPAAEGVPFEGLRDGIELTGASIAMGGATLIEGGALRLGKGEIVGLFGASGSGKTTLLSTLLSVHPLRGGRLTVDGRAIESLDLGSYRRRVGVLSQTMLLFPGTIRDNLVFGLEGVTDAALDEACRQAFVNDLVASLPDGYDTVIGERGMRLSGGQAQRIALARAFLRAPDILLLDEPDNHLDDRMIADILSGIRARGTTTLLVSHNRGLIGLIDRAYEVRSGSVMEIETGLASAAAAGQRPLVSVVMPAFNAERYIVEAIASVLGQSYPRIELIVVNDGSTDRTGEIARGFGDRLTVIDSPANGGSSDARNRGIAAAGGEFIAFMDADDIWTSDKIERQMESFSREPELGISFTHMQCFISPELPDAVKAMRACPAEPQAGIVCGTALARKSVVEATGPFDTGLKVGEFIDWFARAKAAGFTWRLEPGVHLRRRIHDTNKGVVDRASYADYVRVVRNALRRRAELEATADD from the coding sequence GTGACCGATCTGGCGGTGCTGCGGCGCCTCCTTCCCTATTTCTCGGGCCAGCCGCTGCGGGCCGCCGCCGCGATCCTGCTCATCATCGTCCAGGCGGCGGCCATGCTGCCGATCGCGGGGCTCGTCCAGCATGTGTTCGACCGCACGCTCGGCGGAGGCGACACGGGAGGCCTCGTCCTGACGCTCGGGGCGGTCCTCGGCCTCTTCACGCTGAACGCGCTGGCGACGGTCGCCACCCGGCATGTCGCGCTCGGCATCATCAAGCCGGGTATCCGGCGCATGCGATCCGATGCGGCACGCAATCTGCTCGCCCGCGAGCCGTCCTTCTTCGCCACCGCCGATATCGACCGGCTTCAGACCGCGATGGTGCGCAACAGCGAGCGCGTCGACTGGCTCGTGACGGCGCTGTTCACCCAGGTCGTCCCGGGTCTGATGGTCTCGGCCGTGCTGCTCGGCGTCCTCCTCGCGATCAATCCGCTGCTCTTCCTCGCCACGGCGGTGCCGATGGCTGCCGGCTATGTCTTCACGCAGATCTTCCGCGGCCATATGCGCCGGCAGGTCGCGCTGTTCCATGGGGATTACGACCACTACGGCAAGGTCGTGGCCTTCCTGCTGCGCTTCAGCGAGTTGATCCGCATGCATGGCGCCGAGCCCGCCGCGCTCGATCGGATGGACGGCGCCGCCGAGGCGATGCGCCGTTCCGGCCAGCGTCTGGCCTGGATGGGCACCGCGCACACCGTGCTTCAGAACTACGTGCTGTCGTTCGGCGCCGTGGTGGTGCTTCTCATCGGCGGCTTGCAGGTGATCGCCGGCCAGATCAGCATCGGCGGGCTCCTCTCGTTCTATATCTGCCTCAACATCCTGACCGGCCAGGCGCGCTCGGTGATCGGAACGCTGCCGGTCGTCAGCGAGGGCGTCGCCTGCGCCGAGGCGATGGCACCCCATCTCGTGCCGCCGCCCCCTGCCGCCGAGGGAGTGCCGTTCGAGGGTCTCCGCGACGGGATCGAGCTGACCGGCGCCAGCATCGCCATGGGCGGAGCGACCCTGATCGAGGGCGGCGCGCTCAGGCTCGGCAAGGGCGAGATCGTCGGCCTCTTCGGTGCGTCCGGTTCCGGCAAGACGACGCTGCTTTCGACACTGCTCAGCGTGCATCCGCTTCGCGGGGGCAGGCTGACGGTCGACGGCCGAGCCATCGAGAGCCTCGACCTTGGCAGCTATCGGCGCCGCGTCGGCGTCCTGTCGCAGACGATGCTGCTCTTTCCCGGCACGATCCGCGACAATCTCGTCTTCGGCCTCGAGGGCGTGACGGACGCGGCGCTCGACGAGGCGTGCCGGCAAGCGTTCGTGAACGATCTCGTCGCTTCCCTGCCGGACGGCTACGACACGGTCATCGGCGAGCGCGGGATGCGTCTGTCGGGTGGGCAGGCGCAGCGCATCGCGCTCGCCCGCGCCTTCCTGCGCGCGCCCGATATCCTGCTGCTGGACGAGCCCGACAATCATCTCGACGACAGGATGATCGCCGACATCCTTTCCGGCATTCGCGCGCGCGGCACCACGACACTCCTGGTCAGTCACAATCGCGGCCTCATCGGCCTCATCGACCGCGCCTATGAGGTGAGATCCGGGAGCGTGATGGAAATCGAGACTGGACTCGCCTCCGCCGCAGCCGCGGGCCAGAGGCCGCTCGTGAGCGTCGTCATGCCGGCCTTCAATGCCGAGCGCTACATCGTGGAGGCCATCGCGAGCGTCCTTGGCCAGAGCTATCCGCGCATCGAACTCATCGTCGTCAATGACGGCTCGACGGACCGAACTGGCGAGATCGCGCGCGGGTTCGGCGACCGGCTGACCGTCATCGACAGCCCGGCCAACGGCGGCAGCAGCGACGCACGCAATCGCGGGATCGCTGCGGCGGGGGGAGAGTTCATCGCCTTCATGGACGCCGACGACATCTGGACGAGCGACAAGATCGAACGGCAGATGGAGAGCTTCTCGCGCGAGCCGGAACTCGGCATCTCCTTCACGCATATGCAGTGCTTCATCAGCCCCGAGCTGCCGGACGCGGTGAAGGCGATGCGCGCATGCCCGGCCGAGCCGCAGGCCGGCATCGTCTGCGGGACGGCGCTCGCGCGCAAGAGCGTTGTGGAGGCGACCGGACCCTTCGACACCGGCCTCAAGGTCGGCGAATTCATCGACTGGTTCGCGCGCGCCAAGGCCGCCGGCTTCACCTGGCGGCTCGAGCCGGGCGTCCATCTCAGGCGTCGCATCCATGACACCAACAAGGGCGTCGTGGACCGTGCCAGCTACGCGGACTATGTGCGCGTCGTGCGCAATGCGCTGCGTCGCCGGGCCGAGCTCGAGGCGACGGCCGATGACTGA